In Puntigrus tetrazona isolate hp1 chromosome 18, ASM1883169v1, whole genome shotgun sequence, one genomic interval encodes:
- the LOC122362721 gene encoding laminin subunit beta-1-like: MLASQRRKEATDVKDTAEMVKEALQQASADIKGIQDLLLKLSNTTRRLLKLESDVALLKEKALNTSTSTEKEADSIKALAEKLKKDLDSELKDKYSSVEEVITQKAEGVAEAKKRAEKLQQEAKTLLLQASDKLQLLKNLEKNYDEDQKLLEDKANELVDLEKAVKELLQEISHKVTVYST; encoded by the exons ATGCTGGCCTCACAAAGAAG AAAGGAGGCGACAGATGTGAAAGACACCGCTGAGATGGTGAAGGAAGCCTTGCAACAGGCCAGCGCTGACATCAAGGGAATACAAGACCTGCTG CTAAAACTGAGTAACACCACTCGAAGGCTGCTGAAGTTGGAAAGCGATGTAgctttgctgaaagaaaaggcaCTCAACACCTCCACCAGCACGGAGAAAGAGGCAGACAGCATCAAGGCACTTGCTGAGAAGCTCAAAAAG GATCTGGATTCAGAGCTGAAGGACAAGTACAGTAGTGTCGAGGAGGTGatcacacagaaagcagaagGAGTGGCAGAGGCcaagaaaagagcagagaaactCCAACAGGAAGCCAAAACTCTGCTGCTACAGGCCAGCGACAAACTCCAGCTGCTAAAAA atCTTGAGAAGAACTATGATGAAGATCAGAAGCTGCTGGAGGACAAGGCCAATGAACTGGTGGATCTGGAGAAGGCTGTGAAAGAACTGCTTCAGGAgatcagtcacaaagtcaccGTCTACAGCACCTGA